The following are from one region of the Primulina eburnea isolate SZY01 chromosome 17, ASM2296580v1, whole genome shotgun sequence genome:
- the LOC140818527 gene encoding uncharacterized protein: METSWLLALILPIIVTEAALALIVGGGVGIGVGGGMGGGGVWIGGGVNPPSNNPSASQLGRAYTALQTWKSAITDDPKGLLGSWVGPNVCSYKGVFCSETRDFMGNPAGKVVAAIDLNHANLQGVLVKELSFLTDLSLLHLNSNRFTGTVPSSFRELESLTELDLSNNKFAGPFPTTALYIPNLLYLDLRFNSFSGPIPEDLFNTKLDAIFLNNNQFDGEIPENLGNSPASVINLANNRFTGSIPFSLSYMGIKEILLLNNQLTGCIPEGVGLWTDLQVLDVSSNTLTGHLPDSLSCLSEIEVLNFGNNKFSGTLPDLVCSLRTLLNLTLSANFFSGFSQDCNKLSFRNVGFDFSFNCIPGKELQRPGQDCSAVPGGGLSCLRIPSPKPLICGTLVEALMNSALSTP; the protein is encoded by the coding sequence ATGGAGACTAGCTGGCTTCTTGCACTTATCCTCCCAATTATTGTTACAGAAGCTGCGCTCGCACTTATTGTTGGCGGAGGGGTTGGCATTGGCGTGGGCGGTGGTATGGGCGGCGGGGGTGTGTGGATTGGCGGAGGTGTCAACCCCCCGAGTAACAACCCTTCAGCGTCGCAGCTCGGCAGAGCTTATACTGCGCTGCAGACATGGAAATCTGCGATTACAGATGATCCCAAGGGATTACTGGGTTCTTGGGTTGGCCCGAATGTCTGCTCTTACAAGGGGGTTTTCTGCTCGGAGACTCGAGATTTCATGGGGAATCCCGCGGGCAAAGTGGTGGCCGCCATTGATCTTAACCATGCCAATCTTCAAGGTGTTCTGGTTAAAGAACTGTCTTTTCTTACGGATTTGTCTCTTCTCCATCTCAACAGCAACAGGTTCACCGGGACTGTGCCTTCATCTTTCAGGGAGCTCGAATCCTTGACAGAATTAGACCTCAGCAACAACAAATTTGCAGGCCCTTTTCCCACCACGGCTCTCTACATTCCAAATCTCCTGTACTTGGACCTCAGATTCAACTCATTCTCAGGCCCCATTCCCGAGGATCTGTTCAACACCAAACTTGATGCAATTTTCCTAAATAACAACCAATTCGATGGTGAAATCCCGGAAAATTTAGGCAACTCTCCAGCTTCTGTgattaacttagcaaacaacaGGTTCACAGGCTCAATCCCTTTCAGTTTGAGCTACATGGGGATAAAGGAAATCTTGCTCCTTAACAACCAACTCACAGGCTGCATACCAGAAGGAGTTGGCCTGTGGACTGATTTGCAAGTTTTAGATGTGAGTTCCAATACATTAACGGGGCATTTGCCAGATTCATTATCTTGTCTGAGTGAAATTGAGGTCCTCAACTTTGGGAACAACAAATTCTCCGGGACTTTACCAGATTTAGTCTGTTCTTTAAGGACCCTTTTGAATCTAACACTTTCAGCAAATTTCTTTTCCGGGTTCAGCCAAGATTGTAACAAATTGTCGTTCAGAAACGTGGGATTTGATTTCTCTTTTAACTGTATCCCTGGGAAAGAACTCCAGAGACCTGGGCAAGATTGTTCAGCAGTTCCTGGAGGTGGATTGAGCTGTCTTAGGATCCCTTCACCGAAGCCTCTCATTTGTGGGACATTGGTGGAAGCACTGATGAACAGTGCACTTTCCACTCCATGA
- the LOC140818361 gene encoding phosphatidylglycerophosphate phosphatase PTPMT2-like: MKIEELDDSTDGVLERIYSGNDKGRRLIPVGVDAKRALVGAGARILFYPTLLYNVLRNKIQAEFRWWDQLDQFILLGAVPFPKDVPRLKHLGVGGVITLNEPYETLVPTSLYHAHGIDHLVIPTRDYLFAPSFVDINRAVDFIHENASAGRTTYVHCKAGRGRSTTIVLCYLVEYKHMSPAAALEYVRSRRPRVLLAPSQWKAVQEYKQQRMASKAMCTSGDVVLITKADLEGYHSPCNDISGKELMTIPRISRSMPMMAKLSCLFSSLKVSGSCVPIMRQLTEARAC; encoded by the exons ATGAAGATCGAGGAATTGGATGATTCGACAGATGGTGTGTTGGAGAGAATCTACAGTGGTAATGATAAAGGAAGAAGGCTGATCCCTGTCGGGGTCGACGCCAAAAGGGCTTTGGTTGGGGCTGGTGCTCGGATCCTTTTCTACCCGACCCTTTTGTACAACGTCTTACGGAATAAAATTCAAGCCGAGTTCCGGTGGTGGGATCAACTTGATCAG TTTATCCTGCTTGGAGCCGTTCCATTTCCAAAGGACGTGCCTCGGCTGAAGCATCTTGGAGTTGGTGGTGTAATTACTCTGAACGAACCCTATGAAACTTTGGTTCCGACATCTTTGTACCAT GCTCATGGAATAGACCATCTTGTAATCCCGACAAGAGATTATCTGTTTGCTCCATCGTTTGTGGATATTAATCGAGCTGTAGATTTCATTCACG AAAATGCTTCTGCTGGTCGAACAACATATGTGCACTGCAAAGCTGGACGGGGACGGAGCACAACCATTGTCCTCTGTTATCTG GTGGAATATAAGCATATGAGTCCTGCTGCAGCACTTGAATATGTTCGGTCTAGAAGACCCAGGGTACTATTGGCTCCATCCCAGTGGAAG GCTGTTCAAGAATACAAGCAGCAGCGGATGGCCTCAAAGGCAATGTGTACTTCGGGAGATGTTGTACTAATTACAAAAGCCGATCTTGAAGGTTATCATAGCCCTTGCAACGACATCTCTGGCAAGGAGCTGATGACCATACCCAGAATATCGAGGTCAATGCCTATGATGGCTAAGCTGTCTTGCCTCTTTTCGTCTTTAAAAGTTTCAGGTAGCTGCGTACCGATAATGAGGCAGCTAACCGAGGCGCGTGCTTGCTAG